A single window of Lutzomyia longipalpis isolate SR_M1_2022 chromosome 1, ASM2433408v1 DNA harbors:
- the LOC129797730 gene encoding eukaryotic translation initiation factor 4E type 2 isoform X2, giving the protein MSKFDMSKPYISDSDESDAETDFDIEQLGPLEPGPGEHKLQYNYCLWFAKKGCHRTSITQVKATEQEYGKSLHIVGRCASVEQWWSLYCHLIKPTALKPYRELHLFKSGIKPMWEDPGNAKGGKWVIKLRKNKIDRAWETVCMAMLGEQFLVGPEICGVVLCTKFPEDLLSVWNRTATDQASTARIRDTLRRILNLPPNTPMEYKPHCDSLKKSKTLLSKS; this is encoded by the exons ATGTCCAAGTTTGACAT GAGTAAGCCCTACATCAGCGACAGTGATGAGAGCGATGCTGAGACTGACTTCGACATAGAACAGCTTGGACCACTGGAACCGGGGCCTGGAGAGCACAAATTGCAGTACAACTACTGTCTGTGGTTCGCCAAGAAGGGCTGCCACCGGACATCTATAACACAAGTCAAGGCCACGGAG CAGGAGTATGGAAAGTCCTTGCACATTGTCGGGAGGTGCGCCAGTGTGGAGCAGTGGTGGTCACTCTATTGTCACCTCATCAAGCCAACTGCATTGAAGCCCTATCGTGAACTCCATCTCTTCAAG AGTGGAATAAAGCCAATGTGGGAGGATCCTGGCAATGCCAAAGGTGGGAAATGGGTAATAAAGCTGAGGAAGAATAAGATTGATCGTGCCTGGGAGACGGTCTGCATGGCAATGCTGGGCGAGCAATTTCTCGTTGGACCAGAGATCTGCGGGGTGGTGCTTTGCACAAAATTCCCG GAGGATCTTCTCTCTGTGTGGAATCGCACGGCGACGGATCAGGCGAGTACAGCTAGAATAAGGGACACACTCAGACGGATTCTCAACTTACCTCCGAATACTCCCATGGAGTATAAGCCACACTGTGATAGCTTAAA GAAATCAAAAACATTATTGAGTAAAAGTTGA
- the LOC129797549 gene encoding adipocyte plasma membrane-associated protein Hemomucin gives MSLCCKLLKNLVYFLAFFFIVTLLPGVPPHTTFPFSKVEVAKPLELQGVLELNGHLNGAERLLENRVHGPEHLLAIGDSIYTGIQGGEVVRINGDHITHVAKFGQPCEGAYEESKCGRPLGMALDTSKDHLIVSDAYYGIWQVNLANGKKQLLVSMNQEVQGKTPRRPKIANSVAVHSSGDIYWTDSCSDFGLDDGMFTVLANPSGRLIHYNRKKNISTTLIDELYFANGLLLSPNEDFIVVAETVTSRLRKYYLTGEKKGTSEIFLEGLPGHPDNLSPTKDGFWVPLVAPSDRENPSLLGSLGKVPLIREFLLKIVHLIQTPFRLISNAFPNVYTQKIYHAIGHFETTSGLFGPRVTILKVDWNGNIVAALHGTDGSLSGICHVLEFGDYYYLGSPFSKYMGRVKVPQHLVSRREAPKDSAAPPTTTTARPTTTTTKPTTTPPPPTTTPPPPSTTTPKPTTTTPKPTTTTPKPTTTTQKPTTTPPPTKAPPKAAEKSKEAAKEIPIHEDIPSDTKPPPAPKLKVIKKGGEHGEL, from the exons ATGAGTTTGTGCTGCAAATTGCTGAAGAACTTAGTTTACTTCTTAgcctttttcttcattgtcaCATTACTGCCGGGAGTGCCTCCACACACAACATTTCCTTTTAGCAAAGTCGA AGTTGCCAAACCTTTGGAGTTGCAGGGAGTTTTGGAGCTCAATGGACACCTCAATGGAGCCGAGAGGCTGCTGGAGAATCGCGTGCATGGACCGGAGCATCTTCTGGCCATTGGTGATAGTATCTACACGGGAATTCAGGGTGGTGAGGTTGTACGGATAAATGGGGATCACATTACACACGTGGCGAAGTTCGGGCAGCCCTGTGAGGGTGCCTATGAGGAATCCAAATGTGGTCGACCACTAGGAATGGCTTTGGATACTAGCAAGGATCATCTGATCGTATCGGATGCCTATTATGGTATTTGGCAGGTGAATCTTGCGAACGGAAAGAAACAGTTGCTTGTGTCGATGAATCAAGAAGTTCAGGGAAAGACACCAAGACGTCCAAAGATTGCAAATTCCGTAGCTGTTCACAGTAGTGGTGATATCTACTGGACAGATTCATGCTCGGACTTTGGATTGGACGATGGAATGTTCACGGTGTTGGCAAATCCATCGGGAAGGCTCATTCACTACAATCGAAAGAAGAATATTAGCACCACCCTTATTGATGAACTCTACTTTGCCAATGGACTTCTGTTGAGCCCTAATGAGGATTTCATCGTCGTGGCAGAGACAGTTACAAGTCGCTTGAGGAAGTACTATTTGACGGGAGAGAAAAAGGGAACATCGGAGATTTTCCTTGAGGGTCTTCCTGGGCATCCAGACAACTTGTCACCGACTAAAGATGGTTTCTGGGTGCCACTTGTTGCTCCCAGTGACAGAGAGAATCCCTCTCTTCTGGGTAGCCTTGGTAAAGTGCCTCTGATCAGGGAATTCCTCCTGAAGATTGTCCACCTCATTCAGACACCTTTCCGCCTCATTTCCAATGCCTTCCCCAATGTCTACACACAGAAAATCTACCACGCTATTGGGCACTTTGAAACCACATCCGGACTCTTTGGCCCACGTGTGACTATCCTCAAAGTTGACTGGAATGGGAATATTGTGGCTGCTCTTCATGGCACAGATGGTTCTCTCAGTGGGATATGCCATGTGTTGGAATTCGGAGATTATTACTATCTGGGATCTCCGTTCAGCAAGTACATGGGACGCGTGAAGGTACCGCAACATTTGGTGAGTCGAAGGGAAGCTCCGAAAGATTCTGCAGCTCCTCCAACGACCACCACGGCGCGTCCAACAACCACCACGACTAAACCTACAACAACACCACCTCCACCAACAACTACACCTCCTCCACCATCGACCACTACCCCTAAACCTACCACAACAACCCCTAAACCAACCACAACAACCCCTAAACCTACCACAACGACACAGAAGCCAACAACAACTCCGCCTCCCACAAAGGCACCCCCAAAGGCAGCTGAGAAGAGCAAAGAGGCAGCAAAGGAGATTCCTATTCACGAAGACATTCCAAGTGACACAAAACCACCACCAGCACCAAAGCTGAAAGTGATTAAGAAGGGCGGAGAGCATGGGGAACTTTAA
- the LOC129797665 gene encoding uncharacterized protein LOC129797665, whose amino-acid sequence MFSMCSKALPNTPTIRTKVDRTEVTTNYDNNKEQYASTAGKQIKGGYLLRYKRQLLWNRWEEEWVVLYDDSTMAWFTEPGRSSPAGKILVKEAPEMLAIAHWTGQIPRRPPLPSNCTVSQLIALGSRRKKSKVYWMLAKSEEEVGEWISAISKTLPPPPQIELIVDKPNLIGVLRRPLVRIRPATSSEIFARKTMNEGGVRNPALSNDAAVAILKKGSGNQNDSSSRGSLACVLPWGHGWGWSTLPNGVWSGELTWSQCEDSFTLHALPTNHCTNYVDTSVAGIYHTDMETGIDFHSTGVEEMGVEDFDYTMDCGDFLF is encoded by the exons ATGTTCTCAATGTGCTCGAAAGCTCTTCCAAATACACCAACAATTAGGACGAAAGTTGATAGGACGGAAGTAACCACCAATTATGATAATAATAAAGAGCAATACG CTTCGACCGCGGGGAAACAAATAAAAGGTGGATATTTGCTGAGATACAAGA GACAATTGCTGTGGAATCGATGGGAGGAAGAGTGGGTGGTACTCTATGATGATTCAACAATGGCCTGGTTCACT GAGCCAGGACGGTCCTCGCCTGCGGGTAAAATTCTTGTGAAGGAAGCCCCGGAAATGCTCGCCATTGCCCACTGGACAGGACAAATACCGAGAAGACCGCCACTACCCAGCAACTGTACTGTTTCGCAACTAATTGCACTTGGATCGCGACGCAAAAAGTCGAAAGTTTATTGGATGTTGGCAAAATCGGAAGAGGAAGTTGG TGAATGGATTTCTGCAATTTCGAAAACG CTTCCGCCTCCGccgcaaattgaattaattgttGATAAACCCAACCTAATAGGCGTCCTAAGGCGTCCACTCGTGCGAATTAGAC CTGCAACAAGTTCAGAGATATTTGCGAGGAAGACAATGAATGAGGGTGGTGTGCGTAATCCAGCACTAAGCAACGATGCAGCCGTAGCTATCCTGAAGAAAGGAAGTGGAAATCAGAATGATTCATCTTCACGTGGATCGTTGGCATGTGTTCTGCCATGGGGACACGGCTGGGGTTGGTCAACACTCCCCAATGGGGTTTGGAgtggag AACTCACATGGTCACAATGTGAGGACTCCTTCACACTCCACGCTCTCCCCACGAATCACTGCACGAATTATGTGGACACTTCCGTTGCTGGCATCTATCACACGGACATGGAGACGGGGATAGATTTTCATTCGACAGGCGTAGAGGAGATGGGCGTCGAGGATTTCGACTACACCATGGATTGTGgagattttctcttctaa
- the LOC129797730 gene encoding eukaryotic translation initiation factor 4E type 2 isoform X3 — translation MSKFDMSKPYISDSDESDAETDFDIEQLGPLEPGPGEHKLQYNYCLWFAKKGCHRTSITQVKATEQEYGKSLHIVGRCASVEQWWSLYCHLIKPTALKPYRELHLFKSGIKPMWEDPGNAKGGKWVIKLRKNKIDRAWETVCMAMLGEQFLVGPEICGVVLCTKFPEDLLSVWNRTATDQASTARIRDTLRRILNLPPNTPMEYKPHCDSLK, via the exons ATGTCCAAGTTTGACAT GAGTAAGCCCTACATCAGCGACAGTGATGAGAGCGATGCTGAGACTGACTTCGACATAGAACAGCTTGGACCACTGGAACCGGGGCCTGGAGAGCACAAATTGCAGTACAACTACTGTCTGTGGTTCGCCAAGAAGGGCTGCCACCGGACATCTATAACACAAGTCAAGGCCACGGAG CAGGAGTATGGAAAGTCCTTGCACATTGTCGGGAGGTGCGCCAGTGTGGAGCAGTGGTGGTCACTCTATTGTCACCTCATCAAGCCAACTGCATTGAAGCCCTATCGTGAACTCCATCTCTTCAAG AGTGGAATAAAGCCAATGTGGGAGGATCCTGGCAATGCCAAAGGTGGGAAATGGGTAATAAAGCTGAGGAAGAATAAGATTGATCGTGCCTGGGAGACGGTCTGCATGGCAATGCTGGGCGAGCAATTTCTCGTTGGACCAGAGATCTGCGGGGTGGTGCTTTGCACAAAATTCCCG GAGGATCTTCTCTCTGTGTGGAATCGCACGGCGACGGATCAGGCGAGTACAGCTAGAATAAGGGACACACTCAGACGGATTCTCAACTTACCTCCGAATACTCCCATGGAGTATAAGCCACACTGTGATAGCTTAAAGTGA
- the LOC129797730 gene encoding eukaryotic translation initiation factor 4E type 2 isoform X1, with the protein MSKFDMSKPYISDSDESDAETDFDIEQLGPLEPGPGEHKLQYNYCLWFAKKGCHRTSITQVKATEQEYGKSLHIVGRCASVEQWWSLYCHLIKPTALKPYRELHLFKSGIKPMWEDPGNAKGGKWVIKLRKNKIDRAWETVCMAMLGEQFLVGPEICGVVLCTKFPFQEDLLSVWNRTATDQASTARIRDTLRRILNLPPNTPMEYKPHCDSLKKSKTLLSKS; encoded by the exons ATGTCCAAGTTTGACAT GAGTAAGCCCTACATCAGCGACAGTGATGAGAGCGATGCTGAGACTGACTTCGACATAGAACAGCTTGGACCACTGGAACCGGGGCCTGGAGAGCACAAATTGCAGTACAACTACTGTCTGTGGTTCGCCAAGAAGGGCTGCCACCGGACATCTATAACACAAGTCAAGGCCACGGAG CAGGAGTATGGAAAGTCCTTGCACATTGTCGGGAGGTGCGCCAGTGTGGAGCAGTGGTGGTCACTCTATTGTCACCTCATCAAGCCAACTGCATTGAAGCCCTATCGTGAACTCCATCTCTTCAAG AGTGGAATAAAGCCAATGTGGGAGGATCCTGGCAATGCCAAAGGTGGGAAATGGGTAATAAAGCTGAGGAAGAATAAGATTGATCGTGCCTGGGAGACGGTCTGCATGGCAATGCTGGGCGAGCAATTTCTCGTTGGACCAGAGATCTGCGGGGTGGTGCTTTGCACAAAATTCCCG TTTCAGGAGGATCTTCTCTCTGTGTGGAATCGCACGGCGACGGATCAGGCGAGTACAGCTAGAATAAGGGACACACTCAGACGGATTCTCAACTTACCTCCGAATACTCCCATGGAGTATAAGCCACACTGTGATAGCTTAAA GAAATCAAAAACATTATTGAGTAAAAGTTGA